From Methanocalculus natronophilus, one genomic window encodes:
- a CDS encoding nuclease-related domain-containing DEAD/DEAH box helicase: MAVLWPRHLTPDILADPGRRAEQKVYNKLKAVLEDPFTVFYSRPWLGTGKSGEPIDGECDFVVAHPDYGFLTIEVKGGGIAYDPAADAWTSTDRHGNTWPIKNPARQAVESKHQILKKCQAHPKWGYRRIGISHGVILPDIPEIKSDLGADMPRNILCCMDEFESDLRFWILDLLEGEMASDYRAKPLGEEGMAILEDILAHPFQLNVPLHRVMADDEAHIQTLTPLQYQILAGFASTRRVAISGSAGTGKTILAMEEAVRCIHAGERVLLTCYNRPLSEYMKKTIGDRDLLMIGNYHKVCDDLFSEACIDVDRSTVDSRLFLEKYPTHLLEALSTLPERRFDTLIIDEGQDFPPRLLQSLESALDPDGKQKIRLFYDNNQDVYQNEGRYLEQLYEIPFTLSLNLRNTQRIHEVARLFYKGQETKAIGPDGLEVEWIEAETPAIARTRLEEYIYTLVEREEIPPSDIAVLISTRDDRDKYCTGREIGGQRYQFCNELFQNDTTDAIIVDSVKRFKGLESPVTIVVLDDRLINSDEMLYVAFSRARLLLAIVGSREMMGAIRGKMGESGRE; encoded by the coding sequence ATGGCAGTACTCTGGCCCCGTCACCTGACCCCGGACATCCTGGCCGATCCCGGCAGGAGAGCAGAACAGAAAGTGTACAATAAGCTCAAAGCGGTGCTCGAAGATCCCTTCACCGTCTTCTACTCACGCCCCTGGCTTGGAACAGGAAAGAGCGGTGAGCCGATCGACGGCGAATGTGACTTTGTTGTCGCTCACCCGGACTATGGTTTTCTCACAATCGAGGTGAAGGGCGGCGGTATTGCCTATGATCCTGCAGCTGATGCCTGGACCAGCACCGACCGGCATGGAAACACCTGGCCCATTAAAAACCCGGCGAGACAGGCAGTTGAGTCAAAGCACCAGATCCTGAAAAAATGCCAGGCTCACCCTAAGTGGGGGTACCGGCGTATTGGTATCAGCCATGGCGTGATCCTGCCCGATATCCCGGAAATCAAAAGTGATCTTGGGGCGGACATGCCACGGAATATCCTCTGCTGCATGGACGAGTTCGAATCTGATCTCCGGTTCTGGATACTTGACCTGCTCGAAGGCGAGATGGCAAGCGACTATCGGGCAAAGCCGCTTGGGGAGGAGGGGATGGCAATTCTTGAGGATATCCTTGCCCACCCCTTCCAGCTCAATGTACCTCTCCACCGGGTGATGGCAGATGACGAGGCGCATATCCAGACACTGACCCCTCTCCAGTACCAGATCCTAGCAGGCTTTGCCAGTACCAGGCGGGTGGCAATATCCGGGTCTGCCGGTACCGGAAAGACGATCCTCGCAATGGAGGAGGCAGTCCGCTGCATACACGCCGGGGAGCGGGTCCTTCTCACCTGCTACAACCGACCGCTTTCAGAGTACATGAAAAAGACAATAGGCGACCGTGACCTGCTCATGATCGGCAACTACCACAAGGTCTGCGATGACCTCTTCTCCGAGGCGTGCATAGACGTTGATAGATCAACGGTTGACAGCCGGCTCTTTCTCGAGAAGTACCCAACTCACCTGCTTGAAGCACTCAGCACGTTGCCAGAGAGACGCTTTGACACACTCATCATTGATGAAGGCCAGGACTTTCCTCCCCGCCTCCTGCAGTCACTAGAATCCGCACTTGACCCGGATGGAAAACAGAAGATCCGACTCTTCTATGACAATAACCAGGATGTCTACCAGAATGAGGGCAGGTACCTGGAACAGCTCTATGAGATCCCCTTTACCCTCTCCCTGAACCTGCGGAACACCCAGCGTATCCACGAGGTTGCCCGGCTCTTCTACAAGGGCCAGGAGACAAAAGCCATCGGGCCGGATGGCCTTGAGGTTGAGTGGATTGAGGCAGAGACCCCTGCTATTGCACGGACAAGACTTGAAGAGTACATTTACACCCTGGTTGAGAGAGAAGAGATCCCGCCATCCGATATCGCGGTCCTCATCTCGACCCGTGATGACAGGGACAAGTACTGCACCGGTCGCGAGATCGGCGGCCAGCGGTACCAGTTCTGCAATGAGCTCTTTCAAAATGACACCACTGACGCAATCATCGTTGATTCAGTCAAGCGGTTCAAGGGGCTGGAGAGCCCGGTCACCATCGTCGTGCTGGATGATAGATTGATAAACAGCGACGAGATGCTGTATGTTGCGTTCTCCCGGGCCCGGTTGCTGCTTGCGATTGTGGGGAGCCGGGAGATGATGGGGGCGATCCGGGGGAAGATGGGAGAGTCAGGAAGAGAGTGA
- a CDS encoding MutS-related protein, which translates to MMGPGILFAHPDDDIRDDAMLEPACFQDLHLDQIVSALTADYEEYHLNPFFYAPLHRADDVRYRQEVFEDLRDDHLYLIIRTFAKEMQSMRQLLSRAEKNPNTYQNKGWFLEAARIYTEAIQSLADALSKCSLESRGFLAMLTYLNQYSSSEQFISLAEDITRLSNELAGVAYTIHIRGNEVTVCRNVPDEEYYQEVADIFSKFLTGPGTSDKDTIPEQREMSQVEGRILDLVSRLFQNEFSHLDTFQEKHAGFADETICRFDRDIHFYIAYLEFISCLKQKGLPFCTPLVSETSKEICCTEGFDLALANSLLSGNRSVVPNDFFLQQEERILVITGPNQGGKTTFARMYGQLHHLASLGCPVPGRTARLFLPDKLFTHFEQEEDINTFRSKLEDDLERIHTILNQCTPRSIIIINEIFSSTTVQDALFLGHKVLDQVIDQDILCIYVTFLDELTTLPKTVSMVSTVVVDDPDQRTYRIERKPADGLSYAMAIARKNQVTYEKIKERMRS; encoded by the coding sequence ATGATGGGTCCAGGTATATTGTTTGCACATCCGGATGACGATATCAGAGACGATGCTATGCTGGAACCTGCCTGTTTCCAGGATCTTCACCTGGACCAGATTGTATCAGCCCTGACTGCGGATTATGAGGAGTATCACCTAAACCCGTTTTTCTATGCCCCATTACATCGTGCTGATGATGTCCGGTACCGCCAGGAGGTATTCGAAGACCTCAGAGATGATCACCTCTATCTGATCATCAGAACATTTGCCAAAGAGATGCAGTCCATGCGGCAGCTGCTCTCCCGGGCAGAAAAAAATCCCAACACGTATCAAAACAAAGGCTGGTTCCTTGAGGCAGCCAGAATATACACCGAAGCAATACAATCCCTTGCGGATGCTCTCTCAAAATGCAGCCTGGAGTCACGCGGCTTTTTGGCAATGCTGACCTATCTGAACCAATATAGTAGCTCAGAACAGTTTATTTCCCTGGCTGAGGATATAACCAGGCTCAGCAATGAACTCGCAGGAGTAGCATATACAATCCATATCAGGGGAAATGAGGTTACAGTCTGCAGGAATGTCCCGGATGAGGAGTATTACCAGGAAGTTGCAGATATTTTTTCAAAATTCCTTACCGGGCCAGGCACCTCTGACAAGGACACAATCCCTGAACAAAGAGAGATGAGCCAGGTCGAAGGAAGGATCCTCGATCTCGTCTCACGATTATTCCAAAATGAGTTTTCTCATCTGGATACATTCCAGGAAAAACATGCCGGTTTTGCTGATGAGACGATCTGCCGGTTTGACCGGGACATTCATTTTTATATTGCCTATCTGGAATTCATCAGCTGCCTCAAACAAAAAGGCCTCCCATTCTGCACACCCCTTGTCTCTGAAACCAGCAAAGAGATTTGTTGCACTGAGGGGTTTGATCTGGCGCTGGCAAACAGCCTTCTCTCCGGTAACCGATCAGTTGTTCCCAATGATTTTTTTCTGCAACAAGAGGAGCGTATTCTTGTCATAACCGGCCCAAACCAGGGGGGCAAGACCACATTTGCCCGGATGTATGGGCAACTGCATCACCTTGCATCTCTTGGGTGTCCGGTTCCCGGACGAACAGCCCGGCTCTTTCTGCCCGACAAGCTCTTCACTCACTTCGAACAGGAGGAGGATATCAATACATTCAGGAGCAAGCTGGAAGATGACCTGGAAAGAATCCATACTATCCTCAACCAGTGCACGCCCAGAAGCATCATCATCATCAACGAGATCTTTTCCTCCACCACCGTGCAGGATGCCTTGTTTCTCGGTCACAAAGTACTCGACCAGGTGATTGACCAGGATATCCTCTGCATCTATGTCACCTTCTTAGACGAGCTGACGACTCTGCCAAAAACAGTGAGTATGGTCAGCACCGTTGTTGTCGATGACCCGGATCAGCGGACCTATCGGATCGAAAGAAAGCCTGCCGATGGACTTTCATATGCCATGGCTATCGCAAGGAAAAACCAGGTAACCTATGAAAAGATCAAGGAGCGGATGCGATCATGA